One part of the Lotus japonicus ecotype B-129 chromosome 2, LjGifu_v1.2 genome encodes these proteins:
- the LOC130736995 gene encoding uncharacterized protein LOC130736995 — translation MQKWNEVVYAETTTQFEEEWSDMCDMCKDHPRFTSYIYDTWLVHKEKFVKAWTNRVKHFGTTTSNRAESAHASLKKMLRNGKGNLCDSWEAIDRLTIVRHNAIQASFERSINIVEHRFKSPMYKNMRGFVAKHALHLMYDEQNRFWGHGEKCGCVMKVTHGLPCACALQSIASIPYAAVDPFWKILSWEQVPVVESQTSNSGCMPLEIEALWAHFNTLDDAGQSMLRRKLKELYCPQISSLCPPEVKIKHNQSSKERKTKPPRGQSIGSTQRDLSHWEHVDNQTKEQESKASKRKPRLTKTPKTTPTSQAPKSKNKMAMTATGSKIYLPELPSFLWPYIHEVIDVVGDGNCGYRAVAALLDLQNGQDGWPRVREELIVELTLYEKHYTRMWGYDVVQAMHNRLTLPPDGRATKARWMHLPEMGYLIANRFRVVFISISLKSSYTYLPMRGGAPPLEHPVIAIGHVTNHFVQLKLVSGHPMPPIAPQWEYNVEEPESEWCKPYKERLDRFMAEHTVWIGPCVITNFDLTDITED, via the exons ATGCAAAAGTGGAATGAAGTGGTATATGCGGAAACAACTACACAATTTGAGGAGGAATGGAGCGacatgtgtgatatgtgtaaggATCATCCAAGGTTCACATCGTACATTTATGACACTTGGTTGGttcacaaggagaaatttgtGAAGGCATGGACAAACAGAGTGAAGCATTTTGGAacgacaacaagtaacag GGCTGAAAGTGCACATGCAAGCTTGAAGAAGATGCTTAGGAATGGCAAGGGTAACCTGTGCGATTCATGGGAAGCAATTGATAGGTTGACCATTGTACGCCACAATGCAATacaagcatcgtttgagcgcagtattaaCATTGTAGAGCACCGTTTCAAGTCTCCAATGTATAAGAATATGAGAGGATTCGTTGCTAAACATGCACTTCACCTAATGTATGATGAACAAAACAGATTTTGGGGTCATGGTGAGAAATGCGGTTGCGTGATGAAAgtcactcatggactaccttgcgcttGTGCACTTCAGAGTATTGCCTCAATTCCGTATGCAGCAGTtgatccattctggaagatacTTTCTTGGGAACAAGTGCCTGTTGTGGAGAGTCAAACCTCAAACAGTGGATGCATGCCGCTAGAGATTGAGGCTTTGTGGGCTCATTTCAATACCTTGGATGATGCGGGCCAAAGTATGCTGAGAAGGAAGCTTAAAGAGCTTTATTGTCCTCAAATCAGTTCATTGTGTCCTCCTGAAGTGAAGATAAAGCACAATCAATCGTCCAAGGAGAGGAAAACCAAACCTCCCAGAGGTCAATCAATAGGATCCACCCAGCGTGACCTTTCACATTGGGAACATGTTGACAATCAGACCAAAGAACAAGAATCGAAAGCTAGCAAGAGGAAACCTAGGCTCACcaaaactcctaaaacaactccaACATCGCAAGCTCCTAAGTCAAAGAACAAGATGGCTATGACGGCCACCGGCTCCAAAATCTACTTACCGGAGTTGCCATCTTTTTTATGGCCATATATACATGAAGTGATAGATGTTGTCGGGGATGGTAATTGTGGATACAGAGCCGTCGCTGCATTGCTGGACCTTCAGAACGGTCAGGACGGTTGGCCTCGGGTTAGGGAAGAGCTGATTGTAGAACTCACACTCTATGAGAAACACTATACACGCATGTGGGGTTATGATGTGGTACAAGCCATGCACAATCGTCTCACTCTCCCTCCTGATGGTAGAGCCACTAAAGCCAGATGGATGCATCTACCGGAGATGGGGTACCTTATTGCTAACCGGTTTCGGGTGGTTTTCATCTCCATCTCGTTAAAATCTAGTTACACTTACCTTCCGATGAGAGGAGGCGCCCCACCGTTAGAACATCCTGTCATAGCTATTGGTCATGTGACcaatcactttgtacag CTGAAGTTGGTGTctggacatcctatgccgccaattgctccCCAATGGGAATACAACGTTGAAGAACCCGAGTCCGAATGGTGTAAACCGTATAAAGAGCGTTTGGATAGATTTATGGCTGAACACActgtttggattggtccttgtgttattaccaactttgatttaacagacataacagaagattga